In Tenrec ecaudatus isolate mTenEca1 chromosome 4, mTenEca1.hap1, whole genome shotgun sequence, a single window of DNA contains:
- the LOC142447167 gene encoding large ribosomal subunit protein eL31: MAPAKKGGEKKKGRSAINEVVTREYTINIHKRIHGVGFKKRAPRALKEIRKFAMKEMGTPDVRIDTRLNKAVWAKGIRNVPYRIRVRLSRKRNEDEDSPNKLYTLVTYVPVTTFKNLQTVNVDEN; encoded by the coding sequence ATGGCTCCCGCGAAGAAGGGCGGTGAGAAGAAGAAGGGCCGTTCGGCCATCAACGAGGTCGTGACCAGGGAATACACCATCAACATTCACAAGCGTATCCATGGCGTGGGCTTCAAGAAGCGTGCCCCTCGGGCGCTCAAGGAGATTCGGAAGTTTGCCATGAAGGAGATGGGGACACCAGATGTACGAATAGACACCAGGCTCAACAAAGCTGTGTGGGCCAAAGGAATCAGGAACGTCCCGTACCGCATCCGTGTGCGGTTGTCCAGGAAACGAAACGAGGATGAAGATTCCCCAAACAAGCTGTACACACTGGTCACCTACGTGCCCGTCACCACTTTCAAAAATTTACAGACAGTCAACGTGGATGAAAACTAG